CGATAACACTCGACAAATTCATTTCCACTATCGGCATATCCGACTCGACTGCATGGCGGTGGCGTAGAGACAACATCTTGAGAACTGAGAACATTTACGGGCGTCTTTATGTCATGCCCAAAGACCTACGCGACTTCACCCGGCGCATGGAAGCCGGGGAGTTCGCCAAGGCGCATAAAGCACCCCGGCGCGAGAAAGCCCTTGTTGAATGAACCCTCATGCAATCTTCTGCAACACCACAGGCTCAAACACCACTTTCTCAGCTTGCTTGGCGTGGTAGTCGCGGCAGTAGTGAACATAAACATCGTCCAGCAGTTTTGTAGTCGAATGCCCCATCCAATCGCGAACAACATCTTTCGCAACATCTGACATGGCGCACATGGACGCAAAGAAGTGTCGGCAATCGTGAAAACCAAACTTTGGCAAACCTGCTTTGGCTCGCGCCAAGTTCAAAGACTCCCTGAATGTTTTCGCGTGAATATCTTTCTTCCCCCGTTGCGGTGACGGGAACAACCATTGAGAATCAGGCGCACGGCGAGATTGCATATCCTTCAAGTGCTTTTCCAAGTTCTCGTTGAAGTTCACCACGCGAGCCTTGTAGTTCTTAACTCGCCCGTCATATCCGATTGTGATATGCCGTTGCGTCCAGTCCACGTCCTGCCAGCGCAAGCGCAAGCTTTCGCTGATACGGCCGCCAGAGTAGCAGAGAAACAGAATCAAATCCTTAAATTGAAGGCTGTTTTTAGTGTCCAGTGACGCATCGCAAATCGCTTTCATGTTCTCCATTGGCACCAGACGCTTTTTCGGCCTTATGACTTTCAGCGGTTTGATGTTCTCATGTGGCAGGCGTTGAAGCAGTCCCGCTTCGATTGCCCGATTCAGAACGTTATTCAGCGGCGGCATTGAGCCGTTGACCGTGCTTGGCTCGACTTCTTTCAGACGCTTTTCGCGGAAGGCCACAATCATCGGTTTTGTAATGTCGTTCAGACGCGTTTCGCCTAGATGCTTAATCCACGCATTCAGGTGAACTGTTTCGGTCTTGACCGTCTCTGGCCCTTTGTTAAGCGTTATCGGGCTTGACAGGTATTCTTTCGCATAATCGCAGAATTTCGGCATCTGGCCCAAGACAGGTAACGCATTCTCGGCTCGCTGGACTTTAAGCTTGCCCATAGCTGCTACCGCCTCTGCTACCGTTGCCACTGGACGCTTGACCGCGTTTTCTTCTACTTCCAACGGAATACGGCGAACCTGTTTGGCCCCGGTGTTCGGGTCTTTGACTGTCATCTGAGCGTAGTAGCGTCCATTGCGAACCCACAGCCCCCTAATTTTTTGTTTGCGTCCATCCCTGACAGGCTGGTAGCGTAAGTGGCGTGGTATTGAGCTTTGGCCATTGGCTGGATTGCTTGTGGTTTCATTGTCATTCATACGGTGAAACTAGCACAAAAACTAGCACAATGTCAACAAGCTTCTTAGAAATCTTCGGATTTCTTAGTAAAACCACATTGCCCGCGTGGCGGAATTGGCAGACGCGCTAGATTCAGGTTCTAGTAGGTAACACTGTACAGGTTCAAGTCCTGTCGCGGGCACCACCTTTTCAAGGATGTTGGAAGCTTGTTATTCCATGCCGCACCGTCACCCGACAGCCGGGTCCTTGTCGTGCCGACGGTTCTCTCTAGCCATCTGACTTCCCTCTCGGTCACAAAAAAAGAGAGAAGACCAAAGTCTTCTCTCTTGCCGTGCCCGCGTGGATTCCGCCGTATTCGTTAACCCATAACCAACTCAATCCCTGGCCGGAGGTTTCCTGACCAAACCGGCGATCAGCGAGGTTGTTGTTGCCGCCTTGGAGCTTCCAAGCCTTATGACATTAAACTCTGGCCCCGTGACACCTGCAGCATCGGTCATACTTTGCGCCGCGAGGTCCGGCATCCGAGATTGCTCACGGGGTGCCATGCGGCGACTGATTTGCCACCAGGAGATTCTGGAGTTGTCGGAGCAGCCGTTCTCGAGCCCCTTGCTCGTCTTCACCAGTCCACACAGCCAGGGTGGTCACTCGCTGGCCCTGGTTGCCCCGCCCGTTCCAGACACTTCGCAGGCGATTAAAGCGCGTCACTCCTTCGCTGGCAAAGGACTGTTCGGCAGCCCGGTCCTCCCATCGGCTGTACAGGACGTACACCTTGCTGCGTGACAGTTCGAAACCGTAGATCCGGAAGGGGAATCGCAGCCCGTTGATGTCGGCGAATTGCGGCGGCGACACCATAGAGGTGGCGTAGCCGGCGGCCGGCATGCAGATCAGTGGATTGTGGCTCTTGGCCAGATAACCGGCAGCCGTGCCGGGATTCCAGCGAAACCAGGAAAGCTGCCATCTGGCGCCGTCCTCGGAGGTCCATTGGGCCTGTTTCGCCTCATCATAACGCAGCATGGCGGCTGCTTCGTGAGACACCGGCACCACCCGATAGCCGGCTGCGAGAACCGGCCAGTTGATACTCCAGGAGGGTTGCGCTGGAAGGTTGGCTTCGACATGCCAATACCAGCCAGCCACAGAACATTCCACTAGCACCAACCAGAATGCGAACAATCCGAAAGAAAAACGGAAAGGTGAAAGCGCCGCGGCCAGGTTCGCAGGGGTAACTGGCATGCTGCTAACGTTGGAAACTGGCGGAGCCTGGCCCCCAGTTCCGGGCCTGAGCCGCCTGGCACAGATCCAGACGCCGATGAAGCAGGCGACCAGGATGCTGGCGCCACCCGGATCGTGCCAACCGGCGATGGCCTCGATGCCGCGTTGCGCGGCGACCCAACACAGCAGCAGCATCCGGGCAAGGTTGCACAGCAAGGCGAGAGCAAAACCGGCGATCACGCACATCAGCCGACGTGTAGCAGCCAGCTGATAGAGTTCACCCAGGAACAAGGACACCATCAAGGTGGCCTGCAGGGACCTAATACCGCTGCACGCTTCATCAATGCCCACAGTGCCGGCAGCCAGCTCAATCAGGTTCCCATGTGGCACAGCGGCAACGCGCAAGCCGCCGAGCAGTTCAATGGTCAGGCTGGTGTTAAACCGCGTCAAAGCCTGAATCAACGGATTCTCCAGCAAATAGGGCCAGGGCACGGCGACGAGGAAGAAGCAAATCGGGAAGACAAAGTCGCCAAACCCGATACCAGAATGTTGAGTCGCGGAATTGCCAGCGAGCCCTCGCCAACTGCCAAGCGCCGCACGCACGGTGAGAAGGGTCACGCCAATGACCATCCCCGCCAGCGCCCAACTGACCAGGCTCCAACCCGGAGTAGCAGCTTGAACCAGACGGATGGGGGCGCAGAGGAGAGCGCAGAGCGCCAGAAGAAGACGGAAAGAAGATAAGGATGGACGTCGGCGTTTAGAGACTGGGGCGGCGGTGACACCGCCGGCATCCGCAGGCCGAGGCGCCTGCTTTACCCTTCGCCAGACGAGGTAGAGGCACAGAAACGGCACCGACCACCCGTAGGCGTATTGCGGGTTGTTGCTCCAGGCAATGCTCAACTGCCGCACCAATACCCACCACAGGTAGAGCAGTGGGACCAGAGCAAGAAATAGCGGACCAAGCGCCTGGCGGCGATTCGCAGCGCCCGCTGACGCCGGTTCGTGTCCTGACGGAGGAGTTCCCTCCACTGGTCTGCCGGCACACTTTGATTCCGTGAGAGCCATCTATTCGGTGCTTACTGATTCCCGCCGGGCTTGAACTCGTGCCGCATCGTCTGCAAGAGTGCCTTCTCCAGCTCGCAAGGACGAACAAAGCCGAGCCGGTCCAGCCGCCGCGTCGAAACCGTTGTTTCCGCACAGAACTTCCGGATGCGGATGGCGCTAATGCCGGATTGGTGACCGCTCACGCGAGACAAGGCGTCGCATACCAACCCGCCGAAGAGACCTGCCCAATGGGGCAGCCGAAAGCAAGGAACCGCCGCACCGGGTAACAACTCGCGTCGCGCCAGGCGCACGAGTTCACCAGCCGTCAGGTCGGGCTTATCCGCGTAGTTGTAAAGGTGAACGCCGGCAGGGAAAGACAGGCAGACCGCCAGGAAACGGGTAAGGTTGCCGACGTAAGCCATGGATTTACGATTGTGGCCGCCCCCCACCATCACAAAACGCCGGCGCTGAATCTGACGTAGAAGCTTATAGACATTTCCACGGTTGCCCTCGCCGAAAACAACACAAGGGCGCACGAGGGTCAGACTGGAGCCGGGCGTGCTCCGAGCCCACTCGCCAAGCACCTGTTCCGCCTGGAGTTTGGTTTGGCCGTAGCGGTTGTAAGGTTCAGGCGGGTCCTCCTCGGTGGCCTCGGGAACGTTCAACGGATACACGGCTACACTGCTCGTGAAGAGGATGCGCCGGCACCCTGCCTGCCGCGCAGCCGCGACCAGGTTTCTGGTGCCCCCGAGATTCACGGCCTCAGCCAGAGCGGCAGACTGCGGGTCATCCCGGTGCTCCGCCGCAAGGTGAATAATCGCGTCGCGTCCCGCACCGGCGGTCGTCAAGGCTTCGATATCCCGGACATCACCGCGAAGATGGATCGCCGGGTGCGCGGAACTTGCGGCGACGTCAAACACCGTCACCTCGTGGCCGGCGGCCAGCAACTCGGTGACAAGCCGGGTGCCGATGAACCCGCTACCTCCGGTGACGAGAATATTCATGCGGCGAGCTTAGGCGGCTGACCGGGGACCGGCCCGCGCGCGAGGCCAAGCCAGACGCCAGTTCCCCAGCACAGGTGGATGGCGGCGAGAACGACGGGCACCAACACAAAGGAAAGGAAGGGCGTTGAAGCGTCAAGTCGGGGAGCGGCTGAGTCAGGACTGCCGGGTGCCGCAACCGAGGCGCCTCTGGCCGCCTCAGGCCGGGAAGCCTGCGCCCCATGGCAAGGATGCTGCGCGTGGCGGGAACGACCGCGAGAGGCGGCCAGGAGCAAAGTGGCCACCAGGAGGAACACGCCGTAGAGCCCGACCAGTGCTCCGAAACAGCGCAGGGCAATTGGGTTGAACAAGGACCCTGCCACTGTCATCGCAAGGGCCAGCACAAACAACGGCGGCACGAAGTGCCTCAGCCTCAGCGAACCGGGGTGCGAGCGCAGGAAACGTCCTTTCCAGAATCCATAGCGCCCATATTGGCGGCAAAGCGCCGCCAAGGTGGGACGCACACGGTAAACTGAGCGCAGCCACGGCAGCAGGAGTATCCGCCCTCCCGCCAGGCGCAGCCGGTAGTTCAGCTCATAGTCCTCGTGGCAGAGCATCTCCTCTCGAAAAAGCCCGATCCGTTCAAAGACCTCCCGGCGCATGACCCAGAATGGCACGGAATCCGTACACAACGGTTTCTCGGAGGGCCGGCTGGTGCGATAAGCAGCGTTGCCGACGCCGAAACTGGACCCGGCGGCCAGTGCGATGGCGCGCCCCACGAGTCCGCTCCCAACACAATCCCACGCGCCGCCGACAGCGAGCAAAGCGACGGAAGGCCTCGCACTTGGAAGCGACACCTCGCCCCGACCCTCTCCCCGGTCGAGGCGGAGAGAGAATGCGCACTGCGCTTTGCCTTCGGCCCGCTGCCCTGCGTCTTCCGCCATCCGCCCTCTATCCTCTATCCTCCGTTCTACGTCCTCTACGTTCCCCCTTGGGCAGGTTTCTGCTTTCTGTTTTCTGCTCTCTGCTTTCCAAGCCGCGTCCTCCGCCTCCAGCCAGGCAACACACTCGCGTAGATAATTTGGCGGCAGTATCCCGTGGCCGTCCACGCGGAGAATCACTTCCCCGCGGACCGCACGAATGCCCAGGTTCAAGGCAGCCGGCGCAATTCGACCGGGATTGTCCAGTATACTCAGCCGAGGATCTCGCGCGGCAAGGCGTTGGACGATGTCGCGCGTTCCATCTTCAGACATCCCGTCTACGACAATCACTTCGACACGCTCGGCCGCATAGTCCTGGGCCAGCACCGCCCGCAGCGTCTCGGCAATGAAAGCCGCCTCGTTGCGGACGGGCAGGATGACAGAGACGAAGGGAAGGAGGCTCACGGAAGGCGAAAGTTGAAGGCAGAAATGGGAACGGGGCGGCAAAGCGGCAGCCAGGGAGTCAAATTGGTTAAATGAGGTTCTTCACGGAATTCCGGGGAACGCCAAGGGCGTTCCAATCTACCAGCCCAGGATTGCGCGAACGCGCTACCCTAGGTGGGACCGAGGAGACGAACAACCCTGCAAGGGTTGGATCGCCCCCCGGATCGCCTGTTCGGGGCCAGGAGGATGCAACCCCTTCAGGGTTGATGTCTCTTACGCCAGAAACCCAGGGTAGCGCCTGTGGCGCAACCCTGGGCTGAAAGGTCGAACGCCGTTGGCGTTCTGCCTTGTCCCCCGCTATTCCCCGGAGTTCCGGGATGAACCCTAAATGAGGGGGGAGAGAACTTGCGCCGGGTGGGGAAACCTTTGTGGATGTTAGTGCCAATGAACCCGGATTTCTATGGCCAAGGCGGCTCGCTTCGGAGCCACAAGTCCTGGACTGCAGCGCGACGCCGCCCGCAACGGCAGGACGACGCATGAAAAGCGGTGTCGCCGCTGCGCTCTGCCACCGCAGTCCATATCGCGAGGTGGCGCAAAAATGAGGCAGAAATGGCGCAGTTTTGAGTCGAAGGAATCTCACACAAAGATCGCAAAGCGGCCGGGGTATCGCTTTGGCAAGTCCACAACTGATATGCAGACAACTGGTTCAAGCCGGGCGTGGTTTGACGATTGGCGTTCATGCGAGGACGGACCTGGGAATTGCCATGCTGGGGTTCGGCGTCAAGTCCGGCTGAACGCAGAGTTTGCGGATCTCGGAGCGAAGGAGGCTCGCGAGTCGGAAAAGGTCGCGGGTGGACTCGTAATCGAACTTGCGCTTGGCGAGTTCGCCTTCGACCTGCTCGAGATGTTTGGCCAGGCAGGCAAGCTCATGTTCGTGCGTGGCCAGGAGCTTTTCCTGGAGAGCTTCGATCTCGAGGGCACGGAGGGCGCGCAATTCCTCAAGATGCTGGCGATTCCAATCCACGAGGGTGCGCTGGGAGACATCAATGGCGACGGCGATGCGGGCGAGGCTCCATCCCTTGGCCCGGAGTTCGAGGAAACGGCTTTTGGTATCGGCCGAGTGCATATCAATTGTTCAAGACTGTTAATTCAATTCGTGGCGCGCCGGTCCGCGGCGCAGGCCTACAAGCGCGCCCGCACCGGCAGTTATAGCACATGATTTCGGGCGCGAGGGGCGAGCGATGGAGGAGGAAGGGGAAGGAGACGCCAGGAGATGCCTACAGATGCCTGTAGCCGCCTGTAGCCGCCAAAAATGTTTAAGAAAAGGGTTGACCACTTCTGAAGAGGGAGAAGTTGAAATTCAAGAGGCACCGCGAAAGACACGAAAGGCACGAACGAGGGTAGCCACAGATGGAACCTGACGTTGAGTTGCCCGGGGACTACCGGCCAACTGACTATGGCCTTCCGTTAGCTGTCTCCCGCACACTCTTTTCCGTCTCACCATGCCCTGCCCTTGACGTTCCTCTCAGATACTCCCAAGCGAGGCCCAAATACTCATTTATGGCGCGTTCCGTGTAGCAAAAGTTGCTGGAGTTGGGAAAAAGTCGGGTTGGGCTCCACGGCGCCTGCGTGACCGTGTCCACAACGTAACCACTCGGCGCCGGGATCGCGTCCAGTTGGTGCCGGCGGGCAATCAACATGGCCCGAGGCAGATGGGAGGCACTGGAAACGAGCCATACTCGATTGGTGCCGGCCACCCGGCGGCACCAAGCGATCTCGTCCTCCGTGACCCGCGCCTCAGCGCAGACCTGCGCCGTGTGGCTTTCCATCCCGAGGATCGACAACACCTGCGCCAGCACCTGCTCCTTTTCCTGCTTGCTGACGGCCGGCCCGGCCACCGAAACCAGCAACGTGGAATTCGTCAGCGAGCGATGCAGCCGGAGGCCCTCTATGATGCGCTGGAGCGCTTCATCGCTGAAGCGCGCCGCTGGCGGGCGATTGGTGTCAGCGGACAACCCCATGCCGAGCACCATAATAAAGCCGGCCTCGCCGTTCACTGACCACTGACCACTGTCCACCGCCCGGGCCGGATACTGTCTTTCCAGGTGCAGCAGAGCGTAGCGAGGCAGCCAAGGATACCCAAACGCCAGCAGCAACGTCGTGCCTGCTATCACCAAGGCACGCCCGAGCTTTTTGCGCTTGTGGCTAAATGCGCAGAGCGCTATGCCCAAAAGCAAGAGCCCCGCGCACAACGGCACGGGGAATAAGAAACGCGAGAGCAACTTCTTCAGGAAGAACACAAGGAAGAAACGGGAATGGGGTAAGCCGAAAGCAGAAAATGGCTGATAGGATCAGAGAGGGTGCATCTCAATTTCTTGAAGGAGCGCGGACATTCCTGTCCGCCCAGACTCCCGCTGACCTCGAAGCGGACAGGAATGTCCGCGCTCCATCCCCACCGTTGCAGGAAAGTGAGATGCGCCCGATCAGAGAACAGCTCTTCGAAGGAGACGGCGGAGCGCGACCTTGAAGAGGAGGCCGGCGATGACTGTGACGCAGCGCAAGTTGCGGAGAAAAGTCCGACGCCCGCCCGTTATTGTGCGAAACAGCCATTCCATGCCGATGGCGCGAACCCAGGGCGGGGCCCAAGGCCGATGACCGGAATGGAAATCGAAGGCGGCACCGACGGGCAGGATTACCGGGACCTTGATGCGCCCTACCTGCTCCGCGGCCCATAATTCCTGTTTTGGACTGCCGAGGCAGACCCAGAGCAAGTGCGCGCCGCTAGAGTCGATCATGGATTTGATTTCGAGCTGTTCTTGCTGAGTCAATTCGCGAAAGGGCGGGCTATGGGTGCCGGCAACCAGCAGACCCGGATAGCGGCTGGTGAGGCGCTCGGCTAATCGCTGAGCAACCCCAGGCGAGCCACCGTAGAAGAAGTGCCTCCAACCCCGCGACAAGCCGTATTCGGCGGCAGCAAGCAGGAAGCTGGGGCCCGGGATCCGCTCCGGCAGCCGGTGCCCCTGCAGCCGAGCCAACACCGTCAGGGCCACACCATCCGGGAATACGGCCGCAGCTTCTCCGACGCAATCCCGAACCCGCTCATCCCGGACCACGTTTGACAGGAGACTGGCCTCGCAGAAACAGAAGTAATGACTGCCGCCATCTTTGATGAGTGCACCCGTATATTCGAGAGCGGACTGGAAGTTCGCGGACGCTATAGCTAGCGGGCCGAGGTTGACTCCGGGCAGCCGTGGAGAGGTGGTTGCCTGGTTGCCAGACGCAACGGGCGGCGAGATGCCGGCAGGAATGGTTGCCTTACCCATTTGAGTGCTGGGGATAGCTTCAATTCGCGCGGCCATGAGCCTGCTCCCTCCGAACAAGGGCCGGATCGTCCAGAACACGTTTGAGGTCCGTGGCTAACCGGGCGGTGAGTTCTTTCTGTCCCTCCCGGTTGAGGTGAACGCGATCGCGGAACAGGTCATGGCGCGCTTCGAGCGGGGTATTGTAGTCCAGATAGACGATGTTCGAATTGGTCGAAGCAAGGCCACTGAAGATGGAAATTGAGCGCTGGAACTTGGCAGGTTCAGCCCGGTTGAAAACATCTATCGTCGGGATGTAGGCCAACAACAGCCTGGCTCCCCTGGTCGTTACAAACTCAGCCATCAGGTTGAACTGGCGGACATTGTCCTCGTCGAATGAAATCCGTCGAAAATTGCCCTGTTCGATCTGCCGGCGCAGGACCTCGACGTTGACCTTGCCGAATTTGTAATTGGTCCACTTCTTCAGGTAGCCGCGGACCGCGAGGGAAAGCGTCAGCTCGGTGTAACGCGGCGTGCAGAGCACGCGACGCAACAGATATTCGGTTCTTGAAGGGCAGTAGCGGCGAATGTAGCCGCGGACATCCGGATCGGCAATGAACGGGAACAGGAGACGATAGGAGCTGGAGCTGAGGCCGGCCCCGGTAAAGGCATGCGCGTCCACGCCGTAGACAACGGCACGGACCGAGTCGGGCTGTCGCTTGAAGTAGTATCGGATCATCATCAGCCGGTCGGACGTGTTCGCGCCTTCAACCGCGAATTTGGCGACCGGCACTCCGAGCTCGCGCTCAAGCGCTATTTTGTCAACGCCCAGAACCAAATGCGAATGGCCAACGCACAGGACCTGGGCCGGAACGTCCATCCCGTAATACCGGTCCAGTCCGCGAAGGAAAACCCAGCCGGCCAAGCGATCCAGGGTCAGGAACAGGACCAGCAAGAGGAGGCCTTTCGCGGCGAACCGCCTGAGCAGCGATCGCTGCAAACGCAAATCACTCACAAGCGGGCTGGGCATTCTAAGAGAAGAAAGCAGAACACAGAAAGCAGAAATTCTTTTACACGGAAAACAGAAAGCGTAGGGGAAAAGCTGATACGTTGAAATTCTGGCATGCTGAAATCGGGCGATGGATTTGCGGAGTCTGGAACCGATGATCGCGAATATTGCGAGGAGTTCTTCGATTTCGCGCAGGGGTCGCAGCCTGCTCTGCGTGTCAGAACTGGAAATAGATGAAGTCGTTGCCGCTCTTGCCGAACATGGAGATACCCAGGAGCATGACAAGGTACCCGCACCAACGCACAGCGATGGGGACCCCAACCCTGGAAAAGTAAAGCGGCAGCCGGTTCCTATATTGAAGCATCTGGACGGCGATGAGCACCAGGATTAAGCCAATACCGAGCATCGTAGAAACCGAGGAGAAGCCGGGATAGATGGGCAGGGAAAGATCCGTGCAGATGCGAGAAACAATGAGCAGCGCATCCTGCAGGGAGGCGGCGCGGAAAAAGACCCATGCCAGCAGGACCAGGTGGAAGGTGATGAGGATCTGCAGGCCGGCTTTGAGCCGTTCGGGCACGCGGCAGAGGGCGCATAACCTGCCGGCATAAGGGCCGACGAATTTCTCCAGCAGGTAATATCCTCCGTGCAGCAGTCCCCAGATCACGAAGGTCCAATTTGCGCCATGCCAAAGGCCGCTGACGGCGAACACGGCCACGATATTGAACGCCCAGCGAGCCGACGAGACCCGGCTGCCACCCATGGGAATGTAGACATAGTCCCGGAACCAGGTGGAAAGGGAGATATGCCAGCGCTGCCAGAAATCGGAAATGGAGCGGGCGAGGTAGGGCAGGTTGAAATTCTGCATCAGGTCATAGCCGAGCACGCGGGCCGAGCCGATGGCGATATCGGTGTAGCCGGAGAAATCGCAGTAGATCTGAAACGCGAAGCAGTAAGTCGCCAGGAGCAACGTAAGGCCCGAATGATCGGCGGCGTGGGGATAGATCTGGTTGACGTACTCGGCGAGGCGGTCGGCGATCACCACCTTTTTGAAGAAGCCCCACAGCATGAGCTTGAGGCCCGAACTGAGCCGGGCCACGTCGAAATGGTTCTCACGCTCCAATTGCGGGAGCAGGCGGTTGGCGCGCTCAATCGGCCCGGCCACCAGGAGCGGGAAGAATGAAACGTAGAGCGCGAATTTCGCAAAGCTGCGCTCGACCGGAATTTTCCCGCGGTACAGGTCAATGATATAGCTGAGCGTTTGGAACGTGTGAAAGGAAACGCCGATGGGCAGCAGGATATCCAGCCGCGGGACGTGGTAAGGCGCCTGAAGAAAAGCGAACAGGCTGCGGAGGGACTCATTGGCGAAGTTGTAGTATTTGAAGAAGAAAAGGATCGCCAGGGTCATTACTACACCGGCCACCAGGAATCCCTTTTTGGCTCTCGGTGTCCTGGCCTTTACCATTTGCAGGCCGCAGAGGAAATTGATTTCGGTCTGGACAATGATCAGGGCGACGTATTCCCAGCGCCAGCACATGTAGAAGTAGTAGCTGGCCAGGAGGAGAAACGCCGTCCGCCACCGAAACGGCGCGGCAAAGTACAGCAGGCAGACGATCGGGAAGAAGAGGAGGTATTGGAAGGAGTTGAAGAGCATTGGGGCGGTGCGTCGGTGCGTCGGTGCGTCAGTGCATCAGTGCGTCAGTGAGACGAGCAGAAGGATTCGTAATGTGCAATCATCGAACCGAGCCTGCGCCCAACCTCAGCCGCTTGTTCCAGGAGCTTCGCATGCTCGACGACCGAAAGGCACCCGCAGGCCAAGGCGGTGTCTATCCAGTGGAAGGTCTCCTGCAACTCGCCATCACTATCCGTCAGCTTACTTAGAAAATGAGCCGGATACCTGCGTTTAGCCCACGATTCCGCAAGGTTTGCTCCAATGGAACGCGAGCTACGGCGAATTTGATCTGTAAGCGCGAACTTCTCGACATCTGGCCAGTGCTTGGAGGCAGTAAAGATGTTCTGCTGCAGTTCGAAAGCCAACTGGTACGCCTCGAGATCCCGGAACGACTGCGCCAATCTGCTCATAGTGTCTTGCTTCTTGCTGCTCCACCGCCCACCGCCCACTGTCTACCGCCTACCGCTTCCCGCCTACCGCTTCGCGCTTCGCGCTTAGCGCCTTTTGGCAGATCTCCATAAAACGCTTCGCGACGACGTCTTCGCTGTAGACGCGGAGGGCTTTTTCGCGTCCGGCTTCGCCCAGGCGGGCGCAAAGCGCGGGATCGGCGACCAACGCTTGAATCTTCTGAACCAGGTCGGCCACGTTCCGCGTCTCGAACAGCAACCCCGTCCGCCCCTCGTCAACAATCTCGGGCAGGACGCCGATACGCGAAGCCACCACCGGCTTGCGTAATGCCATGGCGTGGGTAACCACATTGGGAAATCCCTCGAAGCACCGGGTGGAGAGCACGACCAGGCGCGATTCGGAGATAATCCGGTTCAAGTCTGGTCGGTTGAGGAAGCCCAGCCAGCGCACATTGGGCGGAGAGGCGGCGACCAATTCCGGCATGCGTTCAGTGGCGCCGGCGACTGCGAAGGGGAGATTCGGGAGAAGGCGGGCGGCGGCGACGAAATCC
This DNA window, taken from Candidatus Paceibacterota bacterium, encodes the following:
- a CDS encoding MBOAT family O-acyltransferase — encoded protein: MLFNSFQYLLFFPIVCLLYFAAPFRWRTAFLLLASYYFYMCWRWEYVALIIVQTEINFLCGLQMVKARTPRAKKGFLVAGVVMTLAILFFFKYYNFANESLRSLFAFLQAPYHVPRLDILLPIGVSFHTFQTLSYIIDLYRGKIPVERSFAKFALYVSFFPLLVAGPIERANRLLPQLERENHFDVARLSSGLKLMLWGFFKKVVIADRLAEYVNQIYPHAADHSGLTLLLATYCFAFQIYCDFSGYTDIAIGSARVLGYDLMQNFNLPYLARSISDFWQRWHISLSTWFRDYVYIPMGGSRVSSARWAFNIVAVFAVSGLWHGANWTFVIWGLLHGGYYLLEKFVGPYAGRLCALCRVPERLKAGLQILITFHLVLLAWVFFRAASLQDALLIVSRICTDLSLPIYPGFSSVSTMLGIGLILVLIAVQMLQYRNRLPLYFSRVGVPIAVRWCGYLVMLLGISMFGKSGNDFIYFQF
- a CDS encoding four helix bundle protein — encoded protein: MSRLAQSFRDLEAYQLAFELQQNIFTASKHWPDVEKFALTDQIRRSSRSIGANLAESWAKRRYPAHFLSKLTDSDGELQETFHWIDTALACGCLSVVEHAKLLEQAAEVGRRLGSMIAHYESFCSSH